A genomic window from Triplophysa dalaica isolate WHDGS20190420 chromosome 24, ASM1584641v1, whole genome shotgun sequence includes:
- the dusp6 gene encoding dual specificity protein phosphatase 6, giving the protein MLDKFRPVQFDSVMAISKTVEWLKEQLETRKDCLVVMDCRAQGLYESSHVETAINVAIPSLMLRRLKKGNLPVKSLLANGEDREMFVRRCKTDTIVLYDEYSREWNENIDGGSVLGLLLRRMKDEGYKAFYLEGGFSKFQAEYPILCETNLDGSSSSSSSPTSQVLGLGGLRISSDSSDIESDIDRDPSSATDSDGSPLSNPQPSFPVEILPHLYLGCAKDSTNLDILEEFGIKYILNVTPNLPNMFENAGEFKYKQIPISDHWSQNLSQFFPEAISFIDEARGQKCGVLVHCLAGISRSVTVTVAYLMQKLNLSMNDAYDIVKMKKSNISPNFNFMGQLLDFERTLGLKSPCDNRVTAPSQPLYFTTPTNHNVFQLDPLEST; this is encoded by the exons ATGCTCGATAAGTTCAGACCCGTGCAGTTTGATTCGGTCATGGCTATAAGCAAGACGGTGGAGTGGCTGAAAGAGCAGCTGGAAACGCGCAAAGACTGTTTGGTGGTTATGGACTGTCGAGCCCAAGGGCTTTACGAATCATCGCACGTTGAAACGGCCATTAATGTGGCCATCCCGAGCCTCATGCTCCGGCGACTGAAGAAGGGCAACCTGCCCGTCAAGTCTTTGCTCGCGAACGGGGAAGACCGAGAGATGTTCGTGCGAAGGTGCAAGACGGATACGATCGTGTTGTATGACGAGTACAGCCGAGAGTGGAATGAAAACATCGACGGCGGGTCCGTGTTGGGTTTGCTGCTGAGGAGGATGAAGGACGAGGGCTACAAGGCGTTCTATCTCGAAG GTGGTTTCAGCAAATTCCAGGCCGAGTATCCCATACTTTGCGAGACGAACCTCGACGGCTCCTCCAGCAGCAGCTCCTCACCGACCTCTCAGGTCCTCGGGCTCGGAGGGCTGCGGATCAGCTCCGACTCTTCCGACATCGAGTCGGACATCGACCGGGATCCGAGCAGCGCGACGGACTCGGACGGGAGCCCTCTGTCCAACCCGCAGCCCTCCTTTCCCGTGGAGATCCTGCCGCATTTGTATCTGGGTTGCGCGAAGGACTCCACGAACCTGGACATCCTGGAGGAGTTTGGCATCAAGTACATCTTGAACGTGACTCCCAATCTTCCCAACATGTTCGAGAACGCCGGGGAGTTTAAGTACAAACAGATTCCCATCTCGGATCACTGGAGCCAGAATCTCTCGCAGTTTTTCCCAGAAGCCATCAGCTTTATTG acGAAGCCCGCGGACAAAAGTGCGGCGTCCTCGTTCACTGCCTCGCAGGTATCAGCCGCTCCGTTACCGTGACGGTTGCCTACCTCATGCAGAAGCTCAATCTGTCCATGAACGACGCGTACGACATCGTCAAGATGAAGAAGTCCAACATCTCCCCCAATTTCAACTTCATGGGCCAGCTACTGGACTTCGAACGTACGCTGGGCCTCAAAAGCCCGTGCGACAATCGCGTGACGGCTCCGTCCCAGCCCTTGTACTTCACCACTCCGACCAACCACAACGTCTTTCAGTTGGACCCGCTCGAGTCCACGTGA